One genomic region from Cetobacterium sp. 8H encodes:
- a CDS encoding MBL fold metallo-hydrolase yields the protein MRLSVLGSGSRGNSIFLETDSIKLLIDAGFSGKKIEEQLKQIGVDICGIDGILITHEHGDHIQGAGIISRKYDIPIYITKESYEAGILKIGKIKESNLRFIENQFWLGDTMVYPFDVMHDAERTIGFRFEESGGAKLAVATDVGYIDNGVREAFKDVDVMVIECNYDYQKLMDCSYPWDLKARVKSRNGHLSNNDCARFVRENYHSKLKKVYLVHMSKDSNDPKLALDAVLDELLRHGIDIPLEVAHQEITTKVIEF from the coding sequence ATGAGGTTATCAGTGCTGGGAAGTGGAAGTAGAGGAAATTCTATTTTTTTAGAAACAGATTCCATAAAATTATTGATAGATGCAGGATTTAGTGGGAAAAAAATAGAGGAGCAGCTGAAGCAGATAGGTGTAGATATTTGTGGTATAGATGGGATTTTAATAACACATGAGCATGGAGATCATATTCAAGGGGCAGGAATAATCTCTAGAAAATATGATATTCCAATCTATATTACAAAAGAAAGTTATGAGGCAGGAATATTAAAAATTGGAAAAATAAAAGAGTCCAATTTAAGATTTATAGAAAACCAGTTTTGGCTAGGAGATACTATGGTATACCCATTTGATGTTATGCATGATGCTGAAAGAACTATAGGGTTTAGATTTGAGGAAAGTGGCGGAGCTAAATTAGCTGTAGCAACGGATGTGGGATATATAGACAACGGAGTGAGAGAAGCATTTAAAGATGTAGATGTCATGGTGATAGAATGTAACTATGACTATCAGAAATTGATGGATTGCTCATATCCATGGGATTTAAAAGCCAGAGTAAAAAGCAGAAATGGGCATCTTTCAAATAATGATTGTGCTAGATTTGTTAGAGAAAATTATCATTCAAAATTAAAAAAAGTCTATTTAGTTCATATGAGCAAGGATAGTAATGACCCTAAATTAGCATTGGATGCTGTTTTAGATGAACTGTTAAGACACGGGATAGATATACCTTTAGAGGTAGCACATCAAGAGATTACAACAAAAGTAATTGAATTCTAG
- a CDS encoding rubredoxin, whose translation MAKQMRCVICDYVYDESIGDPENGVAPGTTWENVPEDWVCPLCYVGKDQFEEV comes from the coding sequence ATGGCAAAACAAATGAGATGTGTTATATGTGATTATGTTTATGATGAAAGTATAGGAGATCCTGAAAATGGCGTAGCTCCAGGAACTACATGGGAAAATGTTCCTGAAGATTGGGTTTGTCCATTATGTTATGTAGGTAAGGATCAATTCGAAGAAGTTTAA
- a CDS encoding desulfoferrodoxin family protein produces the protein MKVYDILKVKDNPVIVEVLVADKEGVEVPGLELLKEKSQDAATEKHVPYVEEKEDGYLVKVGKETAHPMTAEHYIQMIEICVGEFLYRKYLKPGEAPEAYFKVPKGESVCAREYCNIHGLWSN, from the coding sequence ATGAAAGTATATGATATTTTAAAAGTAAAAGATAATCCTGTTATTGTAGAGGTTCTTGTGGCTGATAAAGAGGGAGTTGAAGTTCCTGGTTTAGAGTTGCTTAAAGAAAAGAGTCAAGATGCTGCTACTGAGAAACATGTTCCTTATGTAGAAGAAAAAGAGGACGGTTATTTAGTTAAGGTTGGAAAAGAGACTGCTCATCCGATGACAGCAGAGCACTATATTCAAATGATTGAGATCTGCGTAGGAGAATTTTTATATAGAAAATATTTAAAACCTGGTGAAGCTCCAGAAGCATATTTTAAAGTTCCTAAAGGGGAAAGTGTTTGTGCTAGAGAATATTGTAATATTCATGGATTATGGTCGAACTAA
- a CDS encoding Fur family transcriptional regulator gives MYIENVGDHLKIHDIKPSYQRIKIFQYLLENKTHPTVDEIYKALCKEIPTLSKTTVYNTLNLFIKEGIARVITIEENETRYDADMDIHGHFKCEECKKVYDIPVKIDQLLVEGMENFKINEYHVYFKGICSKCQNKL, from the coding sequence ATGTATATAGAAAATGTGGGAGATCACCTAAAGATACATGATATAAAACCTTCATATCAGAGAATCAAAATATTCCAATATTTATTAGAAAATAAAACTCATCCAACTGTTGATGAAATATATAAAGCACTTTGCAAAGAGATACCAACACTATCGAAGACAACAGTTTATAACACTTTGAATTTATTCATAAAAGAAGGTATAGCAAGAGTAATAACAATAGAGGAAAATGAAACGAGATATGATGCAGATATGGATATTCATGGACATTTTAAATGTGAAGAATGCAAAAAGGTTTATGATATACCTGTAAAAATAGATCAATTACTTGTAGAGGGAATGGAAAATTTTAAAATAAATGAATATCATGTTTATTTTAAAGGAATTTGTTCAAAATGTCAGAATAAACTATAG
- a CDS encoding N-acetyltransferase — translation MDFVEVKAENRELIEKIYNNELESFGVMGGADMWMIMSFIRYGKLYVLMNGNELLSVAQYQAILSEKSVFLYGFSTVPSQRGKGYAIELLIKTHDEIKKNGIQKIYLTVDPKNLIAINMYQKMGYTIVELQKDEYGKGIDRYLMVKELL, via the coding sequence ATGGATTTTGTTGAGGTTAAGGCAGAGAATAGAGAGTTGATAGAAAAAATATATAATAATGAGTTAGAAAGTTTTGGTGTGATGGGTGGAGCTGATATGTGGATGATTATGAGCTTTATAAGATATGGGAAACTATATGTTCTTATGAATGGAAATGAACTTTTATCAGTGGCTCAATACCAAGCTATTCTTTCTGAAAAATCTGTTTTTCTTTATGGATTTTCAACCGTTCCATCTCAAAGAGGGAAGGGATATGCGATAGAACTTTTAATTAAAACTCATGACGAGATAAAAAAAAATGGAATACAAAAAATTTATTTAACAGTTGATCCAAAAAATCTGATAGCTATAAATATGTACCAAAAGATGGGGTATACGATAGTGGAGTTGCAAAAAGATGAATATGGAAAGGGAATAGATAGATACTTAATGGTTAAAGAGTTGTTGTAA
- the truA gene encoding tRNA pseudouridine(38-40) synthase TruA has protein sequence MGKNIKLTYSYDGSEFFGFQRQPGLRTVQGELEKVLKLVFKEDIDLVSAGRTDRGVHGKVQVSNFIIDSTIPCERMERILNSRLPKDIVITNVEEVPLDFNSRFSAKHRGYEYFITEEKTPFNSRYTTFISKKMDVDELNKIVAPLVGVHDFSNFRLADCSSKTTVREIYVAEFKRIDEKTVRLYVKGNSFLKSQIRIIVGTILSIYLKHKPENYLKEMLTNPTKKYVKMVAEPFGLHLCEIEY, from the coding sequence TTGGGAAAAAATATTAAGTTGACTTATAGTTATGATGGAAGTGAATTTTTTGGATTTCAAAGACAACCAGGACTTAGAACTGTTCAAGGTGAGTTAGAAAAAGTTTTAAAACTGGTTTTTAAAGAAGATATAGATTTAGTTTCAGCTGGAAGAACCGATAGAGGGGTACACGGGAAGGTTCAAGTTTCAAATTTTATAATAGATTCAACAATTCCATGTGAAAGAATGGAGAGAATACTGAATTCACGTCTACCAAAAGATATAGTAATAACTAATGTAGAGGAAGTACCTTTAGATTTTAATTCTCGTTTTTCAGCAAAACATAGAGGATATGAATATTTTATAACTGAGGAGAAAACCCCTTTTAATTCTAGATATACAACATTTATATCTAAAAAAATGGATGTGGATGAACTGAACAAAATTGTAGCACCACTTGTGGGTGTACATGATTTTTCAAATTTTAGACTTGCTGATTGTAGTAGCAAAACGACAGTTAGAGAGATTTATGTCGCTGAGTTTAAAAGAATTGATGAGAAAACAGTGAGGCTTTACGTAAAAGGAAATTCTTTCTTGAAATCTCAAATTCGTATAATAGTTGGAACTATTTTGAGTATATATTTAAAACATAAGCCTGAAAATTATTTGAAAGAGATGCTTACAAATCCTACAAAAAAATATGTAAAAATGGTTGCAGAACCTTTTGGATTACATCTTTGTGAGATTGAGTATTAG
- a CDS encoding OmpA family protein yields the protein MKNQKTICTLLLAGSLLTACTATNGGYGLNDKTTGTAGGAALGALLGQAIGQDTKGTLIGAGIGALAGLGWGAYKDQQTKELRQKLQNTQVQVTDEGNYINLNLPGGVTFPTNGYIIGSGFYGPLNDIASVLNQYPETRIQISGNTDNTGSYSYNENLSFRRARSVADYLASRGVAPNRITINGYGPNRPIASNSTAAGRAQNRRVEIQIFPAYQ from the coding sequence ATGAAAAATCAAAAAACTATTTGTACACTTCTTTTAGCTGGGTCTTTACTTACAGCATGTACAGCTACTAACGGTGGTTATGGATTGAATGACAAAACTACTGGTACCGCTGGTGGAGCTGCTCTTGGAGCTTTACTTGGTCAGGCTATCGGTCAAGATACAAAAGGAACTCTTATAGGAGCTGGAATTGGTGCTCTTGCAGGTTTAGGATGGGGTGCTTACAAAGATCAACAAACTAAAGAACTTAGACAAAAGTTACAAAATACTCAAGTTCAAGTTACTGACGAAGGTAATTATATTAACCTTAATCTTCCTGGAGGAGTTACATTCCCTACTAACGGTTATATTATAGGATCTGGATTCTACGGTCCTCTTAATGATATTGCATCTGTTTTAAATCAATATCCTGAAACTAGAATTCAAATCTCTGGAAATACAGATAACACTGGATCTTATTCTTATAATGAAAATCTGTCGTTTAGAAGAGCTAGAAGTGTTGCTGATTATTTAGCAAGCAGAGGAGTAGCTCCTAACAGAATTACTATCAATGGATATGGACCTAATAGACCTATCGCTAGTAACTCTACTGCTGCTGGTAGAGCTCAAAACAGAAGGGTTGAAATCCAAATATTCCCTGCATATCAATAA
- a CDS encoding FMN-binding protein — MNKESLRKKGIIAFIVLGLGLAVVEANRPGPMVVEGVGTGYNGDLVVSLKVKSKGEGFKIIGVDVNHQDTPPIADPALETLKAELLKKQVSELDIISGATYTSQGFKEATQKALDNLKK, encoded by the coding sequence ATGAATAAAGAAAGTTTAAGAAAAAAGGGGATAATTGCTTTTATAGTTTTAGGGCTTGGCTTAGCTGTTGTAGAAGCAAATAGACCAGGACCAATGGTTGTAGAAGGTGTTGGAACTGGTTATAATGGAGATTTAGTGGTGAGTTTAAAAGTTAAATCTAAAGGGGAAGGATTTAAAATTATAGGAGTTGATGTAAATCATCAAGATACTCCACCGATAGCTGATCCTGCATTAGAAACTTTAAAAGCTGAGCTTTTAAAAAAGCAAGTGTCAGAATTAGATATTATCTCAGGAGCAACTTATACATCTCAAGGATTTAAAGAAGCTACTCAAAAAGCTTTAGATAATTTAAAAAAATAA
- a CDS encoding bifunctional UDP-sugar hydrolase/5'-nucleotidase: MKKNLKAFGLMGLVLTLSACSVLKPKDGEYELTLVHVNDVHGRAKEGKYDGVGLARVATIAKALDQDKNNGKVLLVDAGDTMHGTTFATLTKGESMVEALNEAGFDFATLGNHDFNYGQERLEELLSMQKYKTLAANVIDKTTGKPIAGTYEVRKIDGVKVGFFGLATPETYFKTNPKNVENITIEDPIATAKSVVAQMKKDKVKFIVVIAHLGDDESTARNLQSIGLAEAVPEINLIIDGHSHTELKEKKMVNGVTIVQTGEYSKNVGVVKVDLDKLKDRNTSIDYTLYTKDIILNGDNPVVEDAAVKEKIDEISRKQEMITSVKVGESPILLQGNRDFVRTGETNLSQLITDSMLWKTGADVAITNGGGIRASINPGEVTVGDIISVLPFGNYVVTKEVKGSDLQKAVENGLRSYPESLGAMTQVAGMTVKFNVKNPAYRKVLEIRVGNEKLDLNKNYVVATNDFMAAGGDGYSSLAKGKELAHYPGLDEILIEYIQKVGLEGRDEVTPRLLPKK; encoded by the coding sequence ATGAAGAAGAATTTAAAAGCATTTGGATTAATGGGATTAGTTTTAACGCTTTCAGCTTGTAGTGTTCTAAAACCTAAGGATGGAGAGTATGAGCTTACTCTAGTACATGTAAATGATGTTCATGGAAGAGCAAAAGAAGGAAAATATGATGGAGTAGGATTAGCTAGAGTAGCAACGATAGCTAAAGCTTTAGATCAAGATAAAAATAATGGAAAAGTATTATTAGTTGATGCAGGAGACACTATGCATGGGACAACTTTTGCTACATTAACAAAAGGTGAATCTATGGTTGAAGCATTAAATGAAGCAGGATTTGATTTTGCTACATTAGGAAACCATGATTTTAACTATGGACAAGAAAGACTTGAAGAGTTATTATCAATGCAAAAATATAAAACATTAGCTGCTAACGTTATAGATAAAACTACTGGAAAACCAATAGCTGGAACTTATGAAGTTAGAAAAATAGATGGAGTTAAAGTTGGATTTTTTGGATTAGCAACACCAGAAACATATTTTAAAACAAATCCAAAAAATGTGGAGAATATAACAATAGAAGATCCAATAGCAACAGCAAAATCAGTTGTAGCTCAAATGAAAAAAGATAAAGTTAAGTTTATAGTTGTAATCGCTCACTTAGGTGATGATGAGAGTACAGCAAGAAATTTACAAAGTATTGGACTTGCAGAAGCAGTACCTGAAATTAACCTAATAATTGATGGACATAGTCATACTGAATTAAAAGAAAAGAAAATGGTAAACGGTGTAACTATAGTTCAAACTGGAGAATATAGTAAAAATGTTGGAGTAGTAAAGGTTGATTTAGATAAGTTGAAAGATAGAAATACATCAATAGATTATACACTTTATACTAAAGATATAATTTTAAATGGAGATAATCCAGTTGTCGAAGATGCAGCTGTAAAAGAAAAAATAGATGAAATTTCTAGAAAACAAGAGATGATAACAAGTGTTAAAGTTGGAGAATCACCTATTTTGCTTCAAGGAAATAGAGATTTTGTAAGAACTGGAGAAACTAATCTATCACAACTTATAACAGATTCTATGCTTTGGAAAACAGGAGCAGATGTAGCTATAACAAACGGTGGAGGAATTAGAGCCTCTATCAATCCTGGAGAAGTTACAGTAGGGGATATAATAAGTGTTCTACCTTTTGGAAACTATGTTGTAACTAAAGAGGTAAAAGGATCAGATCTTCAAAAGGCAGTAGAAAATGGACTTAGATCATATCCAGAGTCTTTAGGAGCTATGACACAAGTTGCTGGAATGACAGTTAAGTTTAATGTGAAAAATCCAGCTTACAGAAAAGTTTTAGAAATAAGAGTAGGAAATGAAAAATTAGATCTTAATAAAAATTATGTTGTGGCAACAAATGATTTCATGGCAGCAGGAGGAGATGGATACTCATCTTTAGCTAAAGGAAAAGAGTTAGCACACTATCCTGGACTTGATGAGATTTTAATTGAGTATATTCAAAAAGTAGGATTAGAAGGAAGAGATGAAGTAACACCAAGATTATTACCAAAAAAATAA
- a CDS encoding YeiH family protein, producing MEATRESRKSLKETILDLFKFEDYWAILLATLILIFCVFMYMGPSSEGLVGKAEVYNSVMTAQAERAPFKTVEWHEAQFDKNSLVVKSSLSSKVKDILGKPKKWSTNPVESFYLSEAGAKIKGAPFIDQYEDAKKESILAKNKALAATALAQTKAFGDTKLNTEANDLVDRWLSARDNEGKLKAKAIVKPYNIIPNLVLLLVFIGLYFSVGMKKMGRSRDGFLQGFPAVFLLAAGAYLLGEQVTLKAWGLGYVFWGLVLGLIVSNTVGTPKKLLQAAQTEYFIKTGLILLGSTVLVNKVLLIGIPGIFVTWFVTPVVLVLTFLFGDKILKMESKSLNMVMSADMSVSGVSAAIAAAAACKAKKEELTLSVSISIMFTAFMMIAMPMFIKALNMDPVLGGAWIGGTVDSTGAVVAAGEYLGPVARDVAATIKMIQNIIIGVMALGVAAYWSLKVDTSMAAEKDFSLKGSLKEIWDRFPKFILGFIGASLVFSAIYGALGVDGSKIIVDKGMVSGLISPLQGWLFCLAFTSIGLSTNFAELSKLFKGGKPITLYLVGKVINLSVTFGAAYLMFHVVFPEITASLMSL from the coding sequence ATGGAAGCAACAAGAGAGAGTAGAAAAAGTTTAAAAGAAACAATATTGGATTTATTTAAGTTTGAAGATTACTGGGCAATACTTTTAGCAACACTGATATTAATATTTTGTGTGTTTATGTATATGGGACCAAGTTCTGAAGGGTTAGTTGGAAAAGCAGAGGTATATAATAGTGTGATGACAGCTCAAGCTGAGAGAGCTCCGTTTAAAACAGTTGAGTGGCATGAAGCACAGTTCGATAAAAATAGTTTAGTAGTAAAGAGTTCTTTAAGTTCAAAAGTTAAAGATATTTTAGGAAAACCTAAAAAGTGGAGTACAAATCCAGTTGAGTCATTTTATTTAAGTGAGGCTGGAGCAAAAATAAAAGGAGCACCTTTTATAGATCAATACGAAGATGCTAAAAAAGAATCTATTCTAGCTAAAAATAAAGCTTTAGCAGCTACAGCTTTAGCACAAACAAAAGCTTTTGGAGATACAAAATTAAATACTGAGGCAAATGATTTAGTAGATAGATGGCTATCTGCTAGAGATAACGAGGGGAAACTAAAAGCAAAAGCTATAGTAAAACCTTATAATATAATTCCTAATTTGGTACTTCTTCTTGTATTTATAGGGTTATATTTTAGTGTTGGAATGAAGAAAATGGGAAGATCAAGAGATGGATTTTTACAAGGATTTCCGGCAGTATTTTTACTTGCAGCAGGAGCATATTTATTAGGTGAGCAGGTAACTTTAAAAGCTTGGGGATTAGGATATGTATTCTGGGGATTGGTGTTAGGACTTATTGTAAGTAACACAGTTGGAACTCCTAAAAAACTTTTACAAGCCGCTCAAACAGAGTACTTTATAAAAACGGGACTTATTCTTTTAGGGTCAACAGTTTTGGTTAATAAAGTACTTTTAATTGGAATTCCTGGAATATTCGTAACTTGGTTTGTAACTCCAGTAGTTTTAGTTTTAACATTCCTATTTGGAGATAAGATTTTAAAAATGGAATCTAAAAGTTTAAATATGGTTATGTCAGCAGATATGTCTGTAAGTGGAGTTTCTGCAGCGATTGCAGCGGCAGCAGCATGTAAGGCAAAGAAAGAGGAGTTAACTCTTTCTGTAAGTATTTCAATAATGTTTACAGCATTCATGATGATAGCTATGCCAATGTTTATAAAAGCTTTAAATATGGATCCTGTTTTAGGTGGAGCTTGGATTGGTGGAACGGTTGATTCAACAGGAGCAGTTGTTGCTGCAGGGGAATATTTAGGACCAGTGGCAAGAGACGTTGCTGCTACAATAAAAATGATTCAAAATATAATAATAGGAGTTATGGCTCTAGGAGTAGCTGCATACTGGTCTTTAAAAGTGGATACATCTATGGCAGCAGAGAAAGATTTCTCATTAAAAGGGTCTTTAAAAGAGATATGGGATAGATTCCCTAAATTTATCTTAGGATTTATTGGAGCATCACTTGTATTTTCGGCAATTTACGGAGCTTTAGGAGTAGATGGATCAAAGATAATAGTGGATAAAGGGATGGTAAGTGGATTGATATCTCCGTTACAAGGGTGGTTGTTCTGTTTAGCATTTACAAGTATTGGTCTTTCGACTAACTTTGCTGAACTAAGTAAATTGTTTAAAGGTGGAAAACCAATAACACTTTATTTAGTAGGTAAAGTAATAAATCTTAGTGTGACATTCGGTGCAGCTTATTTGATGTTCCATGTTGTTTTCCCTGAGATTACAGCTTCATTAATGAGTTTATAA
- the asrC gene encoding sulfite reductase subunit C — protein MNHDINITKMKLNCFRQSKVPGEFMIQLRVPGGLIEAKYLRVIQEIAERWGDGTFHMGMRQTLNAPGIKFENVDAVNEYLENYIKEVDVEMCGVEMDVNQAGYPTIGARNIMACIGNSHCVKANINTWELARKIEKRIFPSHYHIKTAIAGCPNDCAKGHFNDFGIIGVTKPIYVKDRCIGCGRCVKVCDHAATRVLKLENHRIVKDSCCCVGCGECVEACPSSAWVRPEQKLYRMTIGGRTGKQYPRMGKMFLNWVTEDVILGVIENWQKFSANVLHHKPMYIHGGHLIDRAGYQKFKELILDGVELNPEAQVAQRILWAETEYRANINVKPIADHPSPGESYTLEKPFNYGGGH, from the coding sequence GTGAATCACGATATTAATATAACTAAAATGAAACTAAACTGCTTCCGTCAATCTAAAGTACCTGGAGAGTTTATGATCCAACTTCGTGTACCTGGTGGACTAATTGAGGCTAAATATTTAAGAGTAATTCAAGAGATTGCTGAGAGATGGGGAGACGGAACTTTCCATATGGGAATGAGACAAACTCTGAATGCTCCAGGAATAAAATTTGAAAATGTAGATGCTGTTAATGAATATTTAGAGAACTACATTAAAGAAGTAGATGTTGAGATGTGTGGAGTTGAAATGGATGTAAATCAAGCTGGATATCCAACTATTGGAGCTAGAAATATCATGGCTTGTATCGGAAACTCTCACTGTGTAAAAGCAAATATCAATACTTGGGAGCTAGCTAGAAAAATTGAAAAAAGAATATTCCCAAGTCATTATCATATAAAAACAGCTATCGCTGGATGTCCAAATGACTGTGCAAAAGGGCACTTCAATGATTTTGGAATTATAGGTGTAACAAAACCTATATACGTAAAGGATAGATGTATCGGTTGTGGAAGATGTGTTAAAGTTTGTGACCATGCTGCAACTAGAGTTTTAAAATTAGAAAATCATAGAATTGTGAAGGATTCTTGCTGTTGTGTTGGATGTGGAGAATGTGTTGAAGCTTGTCCATCATCAGCATGGGTAAGACCTGAGCAAAAGCTATATAGAATGACAATCGGAGGAAGAACAGGAAAACAATATCCAAGAATGGGTAAAATGTTTTTAAACTGGGTAACTGAAGATGTAATTCTTGGTGTTATCGAAAACTGGCAAAAGTTCTCAGCAAATGTACTACATCACAAACCTATGTATATCCATGGAGGGCATTTAATTGACAGAGCTGGATATCAGAAGTTTAAAGAGCTAATCCTTGATGGAGTAGAATTAAATCCAGAAGCACAAGTAGCACAAAGAATTCTTTGGGCAGAGACAGAGTATAGAGCTAACATCAACGTTAAACCTATCGCTGATCATCCAAGTCCAGGAGAGAGTTATACTCTTGAAAAGCCATTTAATTATGGTGGAGGACACTAA
- the asrB gene encoding anaerobic sulfite reductase subunit AsrB, with the protein MQNLIMPTPYRILDIKKVTEIEYLFRIEYPEAKNIQFGQFMQISLPKIGECPISVTDFSAEEGWIEFLIRKVGIVTDELFNLHAGDLMPLRGPYGKGFDMKNFENKKVVIATGGSGLAPVRSLINHIYKNPESVKEMELLFGFKDDSSILFRDEVIAWRKKHPMILTVDKGCGLDGECVGLVTEYVPQLKMTTDGFEDLEVVIVGPPNMMKYTALEFEKLGVPAEKIWVSFERKMSCAIGKCGHCRIDEVYVCLEGPVFNYSQAKYLID; encoded by the coding sequence ATGCAAAATTTAATTATGCCAACACCATACAGAATTTTAGATATTAAAAAAGTTACTGAGATAGAGTATCTATTTAGAATAGAGTATCCAGAAGCTAAAAATATTCAATTTGGACAATTTATGCAAATATCTTTACCTAAAATAGGTGAGTGCCCAATATCAGTTACAGATTTTTCAGCTGAAGAGGGATGGATAGAGTTTTTAATTAGAAAAGTTGGAATTGTAACAGATGAGTTATTCAATCTTCATGCAGGAGATTTAATGCCTTTAAGAGGACCTTATGGAAAAGGCTTCGATATGAAAAATTTTGAAAATAAAAAAGTGGTTATAGCAACAGGTGGATCAGGTCTTGCTCCGGTTAGATCTTTAATCAATCATATATATAAAAATCCTGAATCAGTAAAAGAGATGGAACTGTTATTTGGATTTAAAGATGATTCATCAATTCTTTTCAGAGATGAAGTTATTGCTTGGAGAAAAAAGCACCCTATGATCTTAACAGTGGATAAAGGTTGTGGATTAGATGGAGAGTGTGTAGGACTTGTAACAGAGTATGTACCTCAGCTAAAAATGACTACTGATGGATTTGAAGATCTAGAGGTTGTTATTGTTGGACCACCTAACATGATGAAATATACAGCTTTAGAGTTTGAAAAGCTTGGAGTACCAGCTGAGAAAATTTGGGTATCTTTTGAAAGAAAGATGTCGTGTGCTATTGGAAAATGTGGACACTGCAGAATCGATGAGGTTTATGTATGTTTAGAAGGTCCTGTATTTAACTATTCTCAAGCAAAATATTTAATCGACTAA
- the asrA gene encoding anaerobic sulfite reductase subunit AsrA, with amino-acid sequence MGYKVTAENFDNLLKDLSKAYKIYAPKRFPKQGRYSDTDIVRYDRVYSANEVVHNEKSDYAAKEALSPITETVLYFTDADYRESKVVDERPMLVFARACDVHSIKRYDDIFLKNGGFEDSYYKRMREKTRFILMECPSKGWDTCFCASMGTGSTDEYAFGVKFTEDGVLVEVKDSEFVPHFAGNEELEFMVSPVVENERVVRIPEIKDKETQNAVKSLEMWKEFDKRCLMCGSCTVSCSTCTCFTTYDMNYTSDSNAGERRRINASCHVDGYTDMAGNHSFRKAGGERMRFKVMHKVHDHMKRFKEHHMCVGCGRCDDKCPVFISFSTTVNKLAAEVDKLNGGAK; translated from the coding sequence ATGGGATACAAAGTAACAGCAGAAAATTTTGATAACCTGTTAAAAGACCTTAGTAAAGCATATAAAATTTATGCTCCAAAGAGATTTCCAAAGCAGGGAAGATATTCAGACACAGATATCGTGAGATATGACAGAGTTTATTCAGCAAATGAGGTTGTTCATAATGAAAAATCTGATTATGCAGCTAAAGAAGCATTAAGTCCAATAACTGAAACAGTTTTATATTTTACAGATGCAGATTACAGAGAGTCAAAAGTTGTAGATGAAAGACCGATGCTTGTTTTTGCAAGAGCTTGTGATGTTCACTCTATAAAAAGATATGATGATATTTTCCTAAAAAATGGTGGTTTCGAGGATTCATACTATAAGAGAATGAGAGAGAAAACAAGATTTATATTAATGGAATGTCCATCTAAAGGTTGGGACACATGTTTCTGTGCTTCTATGGGAACAGGTTCAACAGATGAGTATGCTTTTGGAGTAAAGTTTACTGAAGATGGAGTTTTAGTAGAAGTTAAAGATTCTGAATTTGTACCACACTTTGCAGGAAATGAAGAGTTAGAGTTCATGGTTTCTCCTGTAGTAGAAAATGAAAGAGTGGTAAGAATACCAGAAATTAAAGATAAAGAAACTCAGAATGCAGTTAAATCATTAGAGATGTGGAAAGAGTTTGATAAGAGATGTTTAATGTGTGGAAGTTGTACTGTATCTTGCTCAACTTGTACTTGCTTCACAACTTATGATATGAACTATACATCGGATTCAAATGCAGGAGAGAGAAGAAGAATAAATGCATCTTGTCATGTAGATGGATATACTGATATGGCTGGAAACCACTCATTTAGAAAAGCTGGTGGAGAGAGAATGAGATTTAAAGTTATGCATAAAGTTCATGATCATATGAAGAGATTCAAAGAGCACCATATGTGTGTAGGTTGTGGAAGATGTGACGATAAATGTCCTGTATTTATATCTTTCTCAACAACAGTAAATAAACTAGCAGCAGAGGTTGATAAGCTAAATGGAGGTGCTAAATAA